One segment of Kogia breviceps isolate mKogBre1 chromosome 14, mKogBre1 haplotype 1, whole genome shotgun sequence DNA contains the following:
- the LOC131740441 gene encoding apoptosis-associated speck-like protein containing a CARD, which produces MGCTRDAILDALENLTADEFKKFKMKLLSVPLREGYGRIPRGTLLPMDAMDLTDKLVSYYLEAYGAELTVLVLRNIGMQEVADQLQETLRKGPGTTPAGIKAPPQTAAKPALHFVDQHRAALIARVTDVDGVLDALYGKVLTEEQYQTVRAECTNPTKMRKLFSFAPAWNLTCKDLLLQALRDTQPYLVVDLEQS; this is translated from the exons ATGGGGTGCACGCGTGATGCCATCCTGGATGCGCTGGAGAACCTGACCGCTGACGAGTTCAAGAAGTTCAAGATGAAACTGCTTTCAGTGCCACTGCGCGAAGGCTACGGACGCATCCCACGGGGGACGCTGCTGCCCATGGATGCTATGGACCTCACCGACAAGCTCGTCAGCTACTACCTGGAGGCGTACGGTGCCGAGCTCACGGTACTCGTGCTGCGCAACATCGGCATGCAGGAGGTGGCGGATCAGCTGCAGGAGACCTTGCGCAAGG GCCCCGGAACCACGCCGGCCGGGATCAAGGCCCCTCCCCAGACAGCAGCCAAGCCAG cACTGCACTTTGTGGACCAGCATCGGGCGGCCCTCATTGCACGGGTCACAGACGTGGATGGGGTGCTGGACGCCCTGTACGGGAAGGTCCTGACAGAGGAGCAGTACCAGACTGTGCGGGCGGAGTGCACCAATCCTACCAAGATGAGGAAGCTCTTCAGCTTTGCTCCAGCCTGGAACCTGACCTGCAAGGATCTGCTCCTCCAGGCCCTGAGGGACACCCAGCCCTACCTGGTAGTCGACCTGGAGCAGAGCTGA
- the TRIM72 gene encoding tripartite motif-containing protein 72, translating into MSAAPGLLHQELSCPLCLQLFDEPVTAECGHSFCRACLGRVAGEPAADGTVLCPSCQAPTRPQALSTNLQLARLVEGLAQVPQGHCEEHLDPLSIYCEQDRVLVCGVCASLGSHRGHRLLPAAEAHARLKTQLPQQKLQLQEACMRKEKSVAVLEHQLVEVEETVRQFRGAVGEQLGKMRLFLAALEGSLDREAERVRGEAGVALRRELGNLNSYLEQLRQMEKVLEEVADKPQTEFLMKYCLVTSRLQKILAESPPPARLDIQLPIISDNFKFQVWKKMFRALMPALQELTFDPSTAHPSLVLGASGRRVECTEQKAPPAGEDPCRFDKAVAVVAHQLLSEGEHYWEVEVGDKPRWALGVIAAQAGRRGRLQAVPSQGLWLLGLREGKILEAHVEAKEPRALRTPERRPTRIGIYLSFCDGVLSFYDASDPDALELLFAFHERLPGPVYPFFDVCWHDKGKNTQPLLLVGPDGGGEA; encoded by the exons ATGTCGGCTGCACCCGGCCTCCTGCACCAGGAGCTGTCCTGTCCGCTGTGCCTGCAGCTGTTCGACGAGCCTGTGACAGCTGAGTGCGGCCACAGCTTCTGCCGCGCCTGCCTGGGCCGCGTGGCAGGGGAGCCGGCGGCGGATGGCACGGTGCTCTGCCCGAGCTGTCAGGCACCTACGCGGCCGCAGGCGCTCAGCACCAACCTGCAGCTGGCGCGTCTGGTGGAGGGGCTGGCGCAGGTGCCGCAGGGCCACTGCGAGGAGCATTTAGACCCGCTGAGCATCTACTGCGAGCAGGACCGCGTGCTCGTGTGCGGCGTGTGCGCCTCGCTCGGTTCGCACCGCGGCCACCGCCTGCTGCCCGCCGCCGAAGCCCATGCGCGCCTCAAG ACGCAGCTCCCCCAGCAGAAGCTGCAGCTGCAGGAGGCGTGTATGCGGAAGGAGAAGAGTGTGGCCGTGCTGGAGCATCagctggtggaggtggag GAGACAGTGCGTCAGTTCCGGGGGGCCGTGGGAGAGCAGCTGGGCAAGATGAGGTTGTTCCTGGCTGCACTGGAGGGCTCCTTGGACCGCGAAGCTGAACGTGTACGGGGTGAGGCAGGGGTAGCCTTGCGGCGGGAGCTGGGGAACCTGAACTCTTACCTGGAGCAGCTGCGGCAGATGGAGAAGgtgctggaggaggtggcagacaagccacagactgagttCCTCATG aAATACTGCCTGGTGACCAGCAG gctgcAGAAGATCCTGGCAGAGTCACCACCACCTGCCCGTCTGGACATCCAGCTACCCATCATCTCGGATAACTTCAAATTCCAGGTGTGGAAGAAGATGTTCCGAGCTCTGATGCCAG CGCTGCAGGAGCTGACCTTTGACCCGAGCACGGCGCACCCAAGCCTGGTGCTGGGCGCCTCGGGCCGCCGCGTGGAGTGCACGGAGCAGAAAGCGCCGCCGGCCGGAGAGGACCCGTGCCGGTTCGACAAGGCCGTGGCGGTAGTGGCGCACCAGCTGCTCTCCGAGGGCGAGCACTactgggaggtggaggtgggcgaCAAGCCGCGCTGGGCGCTGGGCGTgatcgcggcccaggccggtcgcCGCGGCCGGCTGCAAGCGGTGCCCTCGCAGGGGCTCTGGCTGCTCGGGCTGCGCGAAGGCAAGATCCTGGAGGCTCACGTCGAGGCTAAGGAGCCCCGCGCCCTGCGCACCCCGGAGAGGCGGCCGACGCGCATCGGGATCTACCTGAGCTTCTGCGATGGCGTCCTCTCCTTCTACGACGCCAGCGACCCCGACGCGCTCGAGCTGCTCTTCGCCTTCCACGAGCGCCTGCCCGGGCCTGTGTACCCCTTCTTCGACGTGTGCTGGCACGACAAGGGCAAGAACACTCAGCCGCTGCTGCTCGTGGGGCCCGATGGCGGCGGAGAGGCCTGA